The Gouania willdenowi chromosome 5, fGouWil2.1, whole genome shotgun sequence sequence CTGAGTGATGAGAGGCGATCAGGATACATCCGGCATGGTAAATGGGTGGGGGGTGTTAGTGTGGAGCTCATCGAAAGGTGTGTAAAGGCAGACATTGGCCAAAATTCGTCATCCCTCAATAACATACAaggcagaaacaaaaaaaaaacaaaaagaaagaaagtgcaAAGCAACAAGTATGTGTTTCAAACTGGCTTCATTAATATCATCAGCCAATAAGTCATATAATTAGACATACATTTATAAGAGTTAACTAGACTAATTATTAATAGATAGGCAATGGAAAGCAAACAGAACAGAGAATAAGAAAGTTTGGATGCTGACATTAGTCAAAACTATCTCATGTTACAGagcatcatccagtccatctaGAGTTCCTAATTGCACATGGATCCAGAGGGACCTTTTGGcttggtggtgtgtgtgtgtgtgtgtgtgtgtgggggaggGCATCAATATTGGCGATGTCATTCTTTTTCTTTGGGCACCTGATATGTCAGCATGTTTAACATGAGCACGCTAGTGTAATAATTGGTATAATACTATACGTGGGGGTGTGTACATCCATGTGCAGCATGTGCGATCGTTTCCAGGGAATGAACAAAGGAATATGGGAGGAAGACCAGAAGGGAAGTCCTTTCCCTGGGCGTGAGGAGAAGGTCATGTAACTGTGACTGGGGGGTCTGAGAGGATGAGATGGTCCGAGTTGTCCCTCAGCAGCTGCAGCTTTCTGCTGAAGGTTTGGCTCTGTCGCTCCTATCCAGCTTTATAGGCTCAGGAAATTCATTATACAGCTCCACCTCCGTTTCCTGTGAGGCGCACAGAGATAGTAATCGTTAGTCAACGACTCAGCGGAGATCTCATCATTCAAAATGTGTTCTTGCTTTCTACATTTGAAGGAACTGTAGTTCACCTGTTTGAGGGCGTTGCGTGCAATCGTCTGGAATGCCTGTTCTACATTGATGGCTTCTTTGGCACTGGTCTCAAAGTAGGGGATGTTGTTCTTACTCTGACACCATGCCTGGGCCCTTTTGGTGGTTACCTGTGTGAATGAAGAAGAGAACAGTTAAAGTAGCTGATTAAATGAGCGGTTTGTAGACGAAAAAATCCTATTCATtgctttaaagcttttttattcaataaagTCATAGCGCATGCctcagatcaatgaatcaaaaacattcactccaaaaaaaaaaaaaggtgtaattgcgacttgaaagtttgtttttttatctctaATGTAAACCCCATTTGTAGACATTTGTGGGAGTCCTGTAAACAgatgcaaagaagtgttttttacttttttttaaactttatttttaatgcGATTTGTTGGTTTTCTTTGACAGACAAGGAAGACAATGACTTGCtggacaccatttttgttctagtttgttcccaatATTCACCTTGATATCAatgtgaagtaaaaacacttctatgcatccagaaaacattaaataagtgtagAAAAATGTGTGCTACTAAATTCAACAGCATGTTTGCTATTTTACAGTATGGTAAATTTAAACAAGGTTTGCTTTATGAAGTCACCGAGTTGCATTAGTCACTATATATTCAATGCAACTATATTTACATTTGCTAACTCTAAGCTTTATACAGAGTGCCACTAACACAATAACCATGAGCCCCTTGGCTCTACTGTCCTGGTCATTTCACCAATGCTCACCTGTCTGTTTTCCAAGTCAATCTTGTTGCCCAACACCACGAAGGGGAAGTTTTCAGGATCTCGAGGGCTGGCCTGAATCAGAAACTCATCTCTCCAACTGTCGAGCGTCTTGAAAGTGTTGGGTGCAGTCACGTCGAACACCAGCACGCAGCAGTCCGCTCCTCGGTAAAACGCCACTCCCAAAGACTGAAACCTCTCCTGGCCAGCTGTGTCCCAGATCTGAACAAGAGGATCACAAAGAGTTTCATCCTCCAACTCAGTGGTTCTCttctttctgaatccaagtaccccatttgtccaactacaacactttgctcagaatactatgaaaatcAACCATAgggcataatgatggaatataTCAGTGATAAATAAGTAGAATCAAACAGTATTAAGTGTCTCACAAATAGATGTtcttctatagtttttatcaattCCGGTCATCTCCCGTCTATGTAACAGTTCCAGCGAGACtcattttgaatagtatgttgaggttttgtttattcagacaaggtttttcaggaactGTTTTATCTCGTGACATGTTtagactgtcaactgccagtcttagTCAGAGGAGTTTTGCTGATCGACTTTGAactttcacttgacttccatgtaaccAAGAATGATCCTTAtattttcagttaatgttctaatcaagatagttatcatcatcattattatcgtTTCTAAAAAGAAACACCATATTTCTAATGCTTTttcttaattttccactttctctatCTCTGTAAgtcttttccactttctctaTCTCTATaagtaccctctgtagtgccattgcatactcATAGGGGTACACGCACccccgtttgagaaacactgctttaacgTACTGTATACAAACACAAGGAAAGAATAATGCGGCAGTGATTTCTCCTCACCTGCATTGTAACAAGTCGGTCATCCACCATCACTTCCTTGGTCAGGAAGTCTGCCCCTATTGTAGCTTTGTACTGGTTACTGAACTTCTTGTTCACATACTGGTTCATGAGGGATGTCTTTCCAACTCTGAAGGAAAGAGGCAGAAATGGCTTCTTATTAAAGCAGTGCTAAAACAGGAACACTCAGGATGAGAATGGAACAGAAAGAAGTCATCATTCTTAGGGTTCAGCACCAGGCATCTTTTGGTACTAAAGAGCTAGTACTCCATGACTGTTGGAGTGTGAACTGAAGTAGAATGTAAAGAGTGCAGCTTGTGCTTACATCAACTTAAACAATGCTctcaatggccctcatttaccAACCTTGCATAAAAATGGGTGTAAATTTGATCATTTGGTCATACGATCTATGAAACATTTGTGATTGACCAAttccagcgtacaaatgatcgaGTGTTAATAAACACGTTGGCTAAGTTTGATTGTCAataacatgttacgcccttaAATATTCCTGATTCAGAGGCCCCACCCActgaggtaaaacaaacactggaaagaaaaggaagaaaatcgTCACATCAGAGGTGATGTTTAACCatgtgaaaactggacttaaGGTACAGTTTTGCAGCGATCCTGTGTTGGCAGCATTTTGatgcaaagaaaacaaaaaagtgttagtgtgtgtctgcttatgcttaaatgacagctgagatAATGATTAATCTAATAATTATTTTCAGACCCACTCACATTTTGCTGTGCTGCACCACACACTCAGATTTACGTACacgaggtcagacctgacgtgagatgTGATCGTATCGCACGCTCACGTCACAATTGATAAACACCGACGCTTGGGTGAATTTGGTTGAACGCAcgtcgtacgctcagatctgaaagcaccaacggttgataaatgagggccaatgtgtGGGAGGTAGAACAATAGTTTAACAAATGAGCAAAGAGCTCTCAatctgctttaaaatgtaacatgaatTTAAAACATATCAAAAATGATTATCATGTACGCACAGAAAAAAATCTGTCTCAGTTTGTAAAAGTTACGACTCCCCAGaaagatttacattttaaactgtGGTGCTCATTTGGTggagatttaaatgtaaaaaaattaatactaaatgtaattttgtgccaAACCATATGAAAAAAGAGAATGTGTACattaatcttttctttttaatgttgttCTAATTCTGCCTTCTTCAGGTCAAGATTGAACTTAAAGCCATTTTTGATCTGCTTGATAAACCATCCACACCTCTCAGGTCTGGGGCAGGTCTGCTTTCTGCCTTCAGTTAAAAGCAGACGTTTAGTCTTTACACTCCACAGATCTGAAACAAACTCCCAGAAAAGGGATTATTatctaaaattgtttttactttgtttatacCGTTTCTTACTTTCTTGATGAAACGTTCCACTgggtttattttattgctttttttttttttacactctttttttttttttatttaaaacgaTGCACTTTGAATGCCTTGTTGAATCGTGCTTTACACAAAGACATTATGCACACATATAATATACATAATCATATAAGTAATATAATAAACCAACTACCCTACATAAATTATGTGGAAAAGTTTATAGTTCAAGTAACTGAAATAAGAAAACAGAATTTTGTAAACAAATGATATGTAATAACTGACATGTTGGCCCATTTGTCTTGCAGCACAACATGATTCATACACTGTGCTCTAATGACTGAGGGTAATTTATTAACTATTATCAGCAGATTGATAAATAATATGAGTCTTTAGTAGAAGCCACATATATTCCCATGGAGAAAAATACCTCCAACAGCTACATTCTATTTAGTAGTAGAGTTAACATTGTCATGAAGAAAATTTAACTTATAACAACCACAGTAATGATTGAGAGTAAATAttacaaacaattaaaaactcCAGGTTATGATCATGGAACGTTATCAATTTGTTGATTAATTTGTGAAATTAACTAAATTGTGCCGAGTTAtaaatgtatgtactgtatatcaaagATCCTTCATATGAAAATGCAACATGAAATAGCAACAGCTCGAGGTACCGCGTACAAACTGATTTCACATACATAATGAGTAGCAGATTAAACAGTTACATTCTACAAGGGATTATAAATGCAGTTTTAGGAAGTTGacatttaattgtttaaaaCTAACGTCACAATAAGCAAAATGGCCTGAAAGATACAGTGAAATAGTACATATAAACTTTGTGAATGTAAAGAGCAGAGTAGGGAGGGGTTGAATGAAATCTGaagagtttttaaaaataaaaataaagtgcagcagattatgtattaaaatatattacTGGGAGCTGTTTAAAGTTGACCTATTTTTTGGTGCAGCTTGTTATTTTTGCTATGCTGCTCTGCTGGTTCTGACGTGTTGGAGAAGTCGGCCGTGCTGTGACTCACCCAGAATCTCCCAGGATGATGACTTTCAACAGCACTTTCTTCCTGGACGTCATTTTTGCACAGCTGTAGAAAGACAAGCAGACAACAAGGGTCAGCTCTAGTGCCTTTGTCACATCCTCCATGTACGGCACAACCCGGATCAATAGCTTTGTGTTGCTCAAAAGCAAGAAATCCATACAAATGAAAAACTGTTACAGTGAAGACCGGCCAGTAGGAAAATGCCACAATTTACTGGGATGCATTTTGAGCTCCTGCACCAATCAGATTTGAGTGCCATTCATTCCAGTCATGTGCTTTCAAAGCTGTTGGGGAAATCACGAGGATCACATCAGTCTTTTGCTCTCCTACACTTACAGGATGTTACCTCCAAGAGGGCCGACTCCTTCGTCTCACAGCACATCActgttatatatacagtatatacacatatcGGAATACTGCACACTCTAAAGGCAACAGAATTGGATATAAGCtggaaatgaataaacaaaatcctGAGCTTTGTActtataaaa is a genomic window containing:
- the LOC114463622 gene encoding ras-related protein rab7-like gives rise to the protein MTSRKKVLLKVIILGDSGVGKTSLMNQYVNKKFSNQYKATIGADFLTKEVMVDDRLVTMQIWDTAGQERFQSLGVAFYRGADCCVLVFDVTAPNTFKTLDSWRDEFLIQASPRDPENFPFVVLGNKIDLENRQVTTKRAQAWCQSKNNIPYFETSAKEAINVEQAFQTIARNALKQETEVELYNEFPEPIKLDRSDRAKPSAESCSC